Genomic segment of Triticum aestivum cultivar Chinese Spring chromosome 6A, IWGSC CS RefSeq v2.1, whole genome shotgun sequence:
TTCCCCGCCAACCGCACCTCCTTCCCAATGAAATATCTTGGGCTGCCGTTGTCAACTAAGAGGCTCAAAACAATCCATTTTCAGCCTCTCGAAGATAAGATTGCTACTCAACTTACGCCTTGGATGGGCAAGCATGTTGCGCAGCCGGGACGGGCTGTGTTGGTCAAGTCGGTCATCACGGCAATTGCCATTTACTACTTGACGGCGCTAGACCTACCTGCTGAGGTTATGAAGAAGATCGACTCCCTTAGGCGTGCCTATCTTTGGGCAGGTTGTGACAAGGTCACAGGTGGCAAATGCAAGATTAATTGGGACCAGGTGTGCAAATCAAAAGTGCATGGTGGGTTGGGCATTCTAAATCTGGAAAAATTTGTAGCGGCCCTCCGAATTCGTTGGCTGTGGGCTGCTTGGACGGATCCGGCCAAACCTTGGGTCAACTTGGGAAATCCTTGTGTACAAAAGGACAAAGATATTTTCGCGTCTGCCACAAAGGTTGTTGTTGGAGACGGTCGTCGAGCATCATTTTGGGATTCTTCCTGGCTGGATGGTATGAGACCCAAGGATATCGCGTCCACGATCTTTGAACTTTCTACAAGAAAAAACTGCTCTGTGAAGAAGGCCTTGCACAATAACTTCTGGGTTTCTAAGGTGGATATTGGTGGGAACCTCACTGTCAGCCACATATCCGAGTTCGTCAACCTTTGGGGAAAGCTCTCGCTGGTCAATCTCAACCCGGAGGAGACCGATTCAATTACGTGGAAGCTCACCAATGATGGCCAATATTCAGCGGCGTCGGCATATAATACACAATTCCTTGGGCTAGTGGACACGGACATGCCTCTGTTAGTGTGGCAGAACTGGGCTCCTCCCGAATGCAATTTTTTTGCTTGGTTGGTCATCAACAACATAGTTTGGACGGCTGACAGGCTTCAGCGAAGGGGTTGGCCAAATTGTAATCTTTGTCCTCTTTGCAAGCAAACTCCGGAATCGGCGGCACACCTTCTTTTCCAATGCCGCTACACCATCCGCGTGTAGGGAATGATTGAATCTTGGCTCGGTTTACAAGACGTACACCCAGCGAACTGGGGTGGTTTGACTTCGGTCAAAGAGTGGTGGCGCGCCAATGCTTCTGGGACCTCACGACCACGAAGGGCGCTGACTTCCATCATACTACTGATTTCTTTGGAAATATGGAAAGAGCGAAATGCACGTGTGTTCCGTAACAACGCAGTTCCAGTGGGTGTGCTTGTTGCTCGAATCAAAGAGGAAGCCTTATGGTGGTGCCGTGTCGAGGCAAAATATTTGTGTAATGTAATGCTGCGAGAGTGAGGATTGTAGCTGGCCTCGACTCTAAAACATTCTTCTtattcaatgaaaatggcaagtcttttgccttgtttcaaaaaaaataatcgCTCCAGTACGTCTCGTGGAGCACTGCGTCGGGCCTGTGGTTGGGGTCCATGTGCACGGCGCCGTAGGACGACGTGAACACCACCCGCCGCACGCCCACGTCCGCCGCCGCTCTGATCACGTTCCTCGTCCCCTCCACGGCGACCGGCACGAGGTCCTGCAAGACAGCATAGCAGAGCACGAGGTAAGCCACCCAGTACGCGGCGCTTGTTAGAATCGCAAGAAGCGAGCGGAGCATAGGAAGTGAACTGACGGGGATGTTGGAGACGGGGGAGGCAACGTGGAAGACCCCGCGGCAGCCGCGGAAGGCGGCGCGGAGGCCGTCGTAGTCGAGGACGTCGGCGCGGCACAGGGTGAGCCTCTCCTCGGCGCCCTCCAGCGCCAACAGGTGCGCGTTCTTTTGGTCAGCTGCAGAAACCACGCCACCAGTAGACGAGCCACAGAATTCAGCGATATCGATCATGGGCCGACCGCACGGTGCAAGTAAACAGTGACTTACCGGGGTCCCTGGCGGTTCCCCTGACGCGGTAGCCGCGGAGGAGGAGCTCCTTCACCACCCACGAGCCGATGAAGCCTCCCGCGCCCGTGACGCAGACCagctccagctccggccgcctctgCTTCAGCTCGCCGTTGTCGGTGGCCTTGTCAATCGACGGCATGGTCGATCAATATGTGGATGTTGATGCGAGATTGCTAGTTGGCTAACTAACACGGGCTAGCTAGTACTACCAAactgcctttgcttgatgcttgcTGATGATGATGCTCAGTGGATCGAGAGCTTGTGTGTTCTGTCCGGTTAACGCGCTCCACTATTTATACTGAAAAAAGTAGTGGCACCGTTGCACGACAGCACAACAAAACTGCGATGCGATGCAATACTACCTGGGCTGCAGTGCGTGTGCGGGAAGTCGAGGGGAGGCTGCAGCTCGTTTTGTTTTGTTTATGGAGTGATACAGCCAGCCAGCCAACGACTGAATATTCAGCGGCGCGACCGGATGGGC
This window contains:
- the LOC123131299 gene encoding cinnamoyl-CoA reductase 1-like, whose amino-acid sequence is MPSIDKATDNGELKQRRPELELVCVTGAGGFIGSWVVKELLLRGYRVRGTARDPADQKNAHLLALEGAEERLTLCRADVLDYDGLRAAFRGCRGVFHVASPVSNIPDLVPVAVEGTRNVIRAAADVGVRRVVFTSSYGAVHMDPNHRPDAVLHETYWSDYFF